The following coding sequences are from one Granulicella arctica window:
- a CDS encoding rod shape-determining protein yields MSSNGFQMRYSRIHNMRSLFSLFSSDLAIDLGTANTLVFAHGKGIIVNEPSIIAVNKLTNEVEAVGKEAKEMLGRTPGNIVAIKPMKDGVIADFRHTEKMLNYFIQKAHNRKMMVHPRIVIGVPSEITQVEKRAVMDSAYRAKASEVHLVEQAMVAAIGAGLPITEPGGNMVVDIGGGTTDIAVISLAGIVYSRSVRMAGNQMDEAVMTYLKRKYNLLIGERTAEQIKIELGSAYPLDKPIHMEVKGRNLIEGVPKTITIEDSEIREALGESIATIINAIRVALERTPPELSADISDRGIVLTGGGALIKNLDKRIREETGLPVSIADDPLASVVLGTGKMLSDFKLLRKISID; encoded by the coding sequence ATGTCATCGAACGGCTTCCAAATGCGGTATTCGCGCATCCACAACATGCGCTCGCTCTTTTCGCTCTTCTCGAGCGACCTTGCCATCGACCTTGGCACCGCAAACACCCTCGTCTTCGCCCATGGCAAGGGCATCATCGTCAACGAGCCCTCCATCATCGCCGTCAACAAGCTCACCAATGAGGTCGAGGCCGTCGGCAAGGAAGCCAAGGAGATGCTCGGCCGAACCCCCGGCAACATCGTCGCCATCAAGCCCATGAAGGACGGCGTCATCGCCGACTTCCGCCACACCGAGAAGATGCTCAACTACTTCATCCAGAAGGCCCACAACCGCAAGATGATGGTCCACCCCCGCATCGTCATCGGCGTCCCTTCCGAGATCACACAGGTAGAAAAGCGAGCCGTCATGGACTCCGCCTACCGCGCCAAAGCCTCTGAAGTTCACCTGGTCGAACAGGCCATGGTCGCCGCCATCGGCGCAGGTCTTCCCATCACGGAACCCGGCGGCAACATGGTCGTCGACATCGGCGGCGGTACCACCGACATCGCGGTCATCTCCCTCGCAGGCATCGTCTACTCGCGTTCCGTCCGCATGGCCGGCAACCAGATGGACGAAGCCGTCATGACCTACCTCAAGCGCAAGTACAACCTCCTCATCGGCGAGCGCACCGCCGAGCAGATCAAGATTGAACTCGGCTCCGCCTACCCCCTCGACAAGCCCATCCACATGGAGGTCAAGGGTCGCAACCTCATCGAAGGCGTCCCCAAGACCATCACCATCGAGGACTCCGAGATCCGCGAGGCCCTCGGCGAGTCCATCGCCACCATCATCAACGCCATCCGCGTAGCCCTCGAGCGCACCCCGCCCGAGCTCTCCGCTGACATCTCCGACCGGGGCATCGTCCTCACCGGCGGCGGCGCCCTCATCAAAAATCTAGACAAGCGCATCCGCGAAGAGACTGGCCTCCCCGTTTCCATCGCCGACGACCCCCTTGCCTCGGTAGTCCTCGGCACCGGCAAGATGCTCAGCGACTTCAAACTCCTCCGCAAAATCTCCATCGACTAG